DNA from Chitinophaga pendula:
TGGCCGTGAGTTCATCTACGGTCTGCCCGAACTCAACAGGGAGATCATCACCTCCGCACATAATATCGCTAATCCAGGCTGCTTCGCCACCGGTATTCAACTGGGCCTCCTCCCGCTCGCAAAAGCAGGACTGCTCCTGGAAGTACATACCACCGGCATCACCGGCTCCACAGGCGCAGGCCAAAGCCTGCAATCTACCAGCCACTTTACCTGGAGAGCTAATAATATCTCTACATATAAAGTACTCACACATCAACACCTCAAAGAGATCCGACGAAGCCTGACCACCCTGCAGCCTTCTTTTGCTGCTGATGTGAACTTCGTACCCGTAAGAGGAGACTACCCTAGAGGTATCTGGGTATCTTCTTACCTCGAATCCGCGTTGTCCCTCGATGAGGCCAAAGCACTTTACAAGGAGTATTACGCTTCCCATCCGTTCACTCTCGTCAGCGATAAGCAAATAGACCTGAAGCAGGTGGTCAATACCAACAAATGTCTCCTGCAACTGGAAAAAGTAGACAACAAGCTGATCATCCACTCCATCGAGGATAACCTCCTCAAAGGAGCCTCCGGTCAGGCAGTACAGAACATGAACCTCATTTGCGGCCTGGAAGAGACCTCCGGCCTCAAACTCAAATCAATCGTGTTTTAATCACTAACAGTAGCATCCGCTTATCATGAAACTTTTTGACGTTTATCCAATCAACGATATCACAATAGAAAAAGCCTTAGGATCCAATGTATGGGACGATAATGGCACAGAATACCTCGACCTCTACGGCGGCCATGCCGTGATCTCCATCGGCCACACACACCCGCATTATGTCAAAAGACTCACCGAACAGCTGAATAAAGTAGGATTCTATTCCAATTCTATCCGCATTCCGCTGCAACAACAACTGGCCGAAAAATTAGGCCAGCTCTCCGGCAAACCAGACTACCAGCTGTTCCTCTGTAACTCCGGCGCAGAAGCCAATGAAAACGCCCTCAAACTGGCCTCTTTTCATAATGGTAAAAAGAAAGTGATCGCTTTCCGCAAATCTTTCCATGGCAGAACATCCCTCGCAGTAGCCGCTACCGACAATCCCAAGATCGTCGCACCGGTAAATGAGACCGACAATGTGATCTTCCTGCCCTGGGCCGACGAAGCCGCACTCGAACAGGCCTTCCAGCAACATGAAATATCTTCCGTGATCATCGAAGGTATTCAGGGCGTCGGTGGCATCATCGTCGCTGCTCCCGCATTCCTGCAGAAGATCAGGTCACTCTGTGATGCACACAACGCCGTATTCATCGCCGACTCCGTACAGTGTGGTTACGGTCGCAGCGGTAAATTCTTCTCCCACGACTACGCCGGCGTCAACGCAGATATCTACACCATGGCTAAAGGGATGGGCAACGGATTCCCGGTAGGTGGTATCATCATCGCCCCACATATCCAGGCTTCATATGGTTTGCTGGGCACCACATTCGGTGGTAACCACCTCGCCTGTGCCGCTGCACTGGCAGTACTGGAAGTGATCGAACAGGAACAGCTGATCGATAACGCCGCCAACCAGGGTGCCTACCTCATAGAACAACTACGCACATTCCCGCAAGTACTGGAAGTAAGAGGCCGTGGCCTCATGATCGGTATCCAGCTGCCGGAAGAACTGGCAAATACCAGAAAAGAATTACTCTTCCAACATAAAATATTCACCGGAGAAGCTAAACCAAACGTGATCAGGTTACTGCCGTCCCTGGCCCTTACCAGACAGCATGCCGATCAGTTCCTGGATGCATTCGGCAAAGCATTGAAACAATAGGTTATTCTTTTTTACCGGAGTGATAGCTTAGCTATCGCTCCTTTACTTTCTAGCTTTTATTCGTTACATGAAACAGTTTATTTCCGTTAATGATGTCCCGGGTGTCCCGCGGTTGGTAGAGAAAGCCTTGGACTATAAGCAACATCCTTTCAAAGACAAATCCCTGGGGACTAACAAAACCCTGGGCATGATATTCCTTAACCCCAGCCTCCGCACCCGCCTCAGTACACAGGTAGCTGCCAAAAACCTGGGAATGGAAGCCGTAGTGTTCAATATCGATAAGGAAGGATGGCAACTGGAAATGAATGATGGCGCTATCATGAATGGCAGCACCTCCGAACACGTAAAGGAAGCCGCCGCCGTAATGGGCCAGTACTTCGATATCCTCGCTATCCGTACCTTCCCCGGACTGAAGGATAAAGAAGAAGACTACACAGAAAAATATATCAATCAATTCATCAAATACGCCGGCGTACCTGTAGTGAGCCTCGAAAGCGCCACCTTACATCCGCTGCAGAGCCTCACCGACGTGATCACCATCAAAGAGCAATGGCAACAGCCACGCAAACCTAAAGTGGTGATGACCTGGGCCCCTCACGTAAAAGCATTGCCGCAGGCCGTACCCAACTCCTTCGCACAGTGGATGAACGCATGGGACGAAGTAGACTTCGTGATCACACATCCCGAAGGATATGAACTGGACCCGGAATTCTCCGGCAACGCCACCATCGAATACAACCAGGATAAAGCGCTCGAAGGCGCCGACTTCGTATATGTGAAAAACTGGTCCTCTTACGAAGAATATGGTAAGATCCTCAACAGCGATCCTTCCTGGATGATCACCAACAATAAACTGAAAGGTACCAACCAGGCTAAGATCATGCACTGCCTGCCGGTAAGAAGGAACGTAGTGATCGCAGATGAAGTACTCGATGGTCCACAGTCCATCGTCATTCAGGAAGCCGGTAACCGCGTATGGGCCGCACAGGCAGTATTAAGCGAAATACTGGCCGCCGGCGCCCGCTAAGATCGTCTTAAAGCAAAGCACAAGTATGTCAATCAGCGATAATAATCAACGTGAACAACTTTTTGTCATCAAGGTAGGAGGAAACGTTATAGACAATCCTGCCTTGCTGCAATCCTTTCTGGCCGATTTCGCCAAAGTACCGGGCAATAAACTGCTGATCCATGGTGGCGGCAAGATCGCTACCCGTATCGGCGACAAACTGGGCATCGAATCAAAGTATGTCGATGGCCGCCGCATCACCGATGCCGATACCATCGATGTCGTTACCATGGTATATGGTGGACTCGTGAATAAACAACTGGTCGCCAAACTGCAGGCCCTGGGCTGCAATGCCATCGGCCTCACCGGCGCTGATGCCAATATCATCCCCGCCGCCAAACGCCCGGTCAAAGAGATCGACTACGGCTTCGTCGGCGATGTGCTCCCGGCAGCCATGAACGTCGCCGGCCTCCAGGCCATCGTCCGCGCCGGACTCATACCCGTGTTCGCATCCCTCACCCACGACGGAAAAGGGCAAATGCTGAACACCAACGCAGACACCATCGCCGCATCACTGGCCATCGCCCTGTCCGCATCCTACCAGGTACGACTCATCTATTGCTTCGAAAAGAAAGGTGTACTCAGCGATGCCGCCGACGACAACGCCGTGATCAACCTCATAGATCGTAATAGCTATGAACAATTAAAAGAAGAAAAAGTACTGACAGATGGCATACTCCCTAAACTGGAAAACGCTTTCGAGGCGATCACAAGCGGAGTCAATGAAGTGCTCATCGGACATGCAGCAGATATTCTCAGCAATACCTCCGGCACCGTATCCGGTACTTTAATACGATAAAAAAATGTGGGAAGAACACCTATTTACTGATGCCGTCAAACTATTACAGTCACTGATAGCTACACCATCCCTGAGCAGGGAAGAAGACCAGACCGCCGCCATCATCAGCGCTTTCCTGGATCAACGCAACATCCCGCACCAACGCCAGGGCAACAATATCTGGGCGAAGAACAAACACTTCGACAGCAACAAACCTACTATACTATTCAACTCCCACCACGACACCGTAAAGCCTAATCCGCAATATACACGCGATCCGTTCAGCCCCGATATCGTAGAAGACAAACTCTACGGCCTGGGCAGCAACGACGCCGGTGGCTGCCTCGTCAGCCTCATCGCCACCTTCCTGCACTTCTACGAAAAACAGAACCTCCGGTATAATATCATGCTCTCCGCTACCGCAGAAGAAGAAATCAGCGGCAACAATGGCGTAGAAAGTATCCTCTCTCAACTGCCTCCCATCGAATTCGCCATCGTAGGAGAACCTACACTCACCCAGCTGGCAGTAGCAGAAAAAGGACTCATGGTACTCGACTGCGTCAGCTATGGCAAAGCCGGACATGCCGCCAGGGAAGAAGGAGAGAACGCCATCTACAAAGCCCTCGCCGATATCTCCTGGTTCCGCCAGTACCGGTTTCCTAAAATATCAGAAACACTGGGGGCCGTAAAGATGAGCGTCACCGTTATCAATACCTCCAACAAAGCACATAACGTCGTACCGGCAGAATGCTCCTTCGTTGTCGATGTAAGGGTAACGGATATGTATACACTCGAAGAAGTGCTCGATATCATCCGTAGCTACGTAAGCTGCGAAGTAAAACCTCGCTCCATGCGTATGCGCCCCTCCGGTATCTCCCGCGAACATCCGTTCGTACAGGCTGGTATCGCATTGGGCAAAACCTGCTACGGATCACCCACCACCTCCGACCAGGCGCTCATACCCGCCACCTCCGTGAAGATGGGCCCCGGCGATTCCGCCCGCTCACATACCGCAGATGAATTCATCTACGTACACGAGATACGCGATGGCATAGATAGCTATATCCGCTTGCTGGAGAAAATGATCTGATAGAAAGAAAAGCCTGACCGTATGAAACATACACAGGCACTGAGTTAGAATAAAGTGTTATAAACTAATAAGCGCTGTTATGAAGTTATGGCAGAAAGATAAAACGGCACTCGCCGCGGTAGAACAGTTTACCGTCGGTAAAGATCGTGAAATGGACCTTTTCCTGGCGCCGTTCGATGTACAGGGCTCCCTCGCACATATACAGATGCTGCAAAGCATCGGCCTGCTGGAAGCAGCAGAACTGAAAGTACTGCAACAGGAACTGAAACAGATCTACAAAGAGATCGCTACCGGCAACTTCACCCTCGAAGAGGGCGTGGAAGACATCCACTCCCAGGTAGAACTGCTCCTCACCCGCCGCCTCGGCGAAGTAGGTAAAAAGATCCATAGCGGCCGCTCCCGCAATGACCAGGTATTGGTAGACATCCGCCTCTACCTCCGGCACGAGCTCGAACAGATCGTGAAAGAAGTAAAACAACTGTTCGACCTCCTCCAACGTCAGAGCGAAACCTATAAAGAACACCTCCTGCCTGGATATACCCACCTGCAGATCGCCATGCCTTCCTCTTTCGGACTCTGGCTGGGCGCCTATGCAGAAAGCCTGGCCGATGACCTGCTCATACTGCAGGGGGCCTATAACGTGGTCAACAAAAACCCACTGGGCTCCGCCGCCGGATATGGCTCCTCATTTCCGCTCAACCGCGAAATGACCACCCAACTCCTGGGATTTAGCTCACTCAACTACAACGTGGTATACGCACAGATGGGCCGCGGTAAATCAGAAAAGATCGTCGCCTTCGCACTCGCCGGCATCGGCGCTACCCTCGCGAAAATGGCCATGGACGCATGCCTGTTCATGAACCAGAACTTCGGCTTCATCAGCTTCCCCGACGAACTCACCACCGGCTCCAGCATCATGCCGCACAAAAAGAACCCGGATGTTTGGGAACTTATCCGCTCTCATGGCAACAAACTACAGGCCTTGCCCAATGAGATCGCCATGATGATCACCAACCTCCCCAGCGGCTACCATCGCGACCTCCAACTGCTGAAAGAAAATCTCTTCCCGGCTTTCGGTACCCTCAAAGATTGTATCCGAATGGCCAGCCTCATGCTGGAAAACGTACAGGTTAAAAAAAATATCCTCAACGACGAAAAATATCAATACCTCTTCAGCGTCGAAGTCGTAAACAAACTGGTGCTCGAAGGAATGCCCTTCCGCGAAGCCTATAAAAAAGTAGGCCTGGACATCGAACAAGGTACCTACGCACCCGAAAAGACCGTACATCACACACACGAAGGCAGCATCGGCAACCTCTGTACCACGCAGATAGCCGCCATGATGGACGAAGTGCTCAATGGATTCCCCTTCACACACGTACATACCGCTATCAATCAACTGCTGGCCGAATAGCAGCCAGATAAATACAGGGGATCCCTCCGGCTCATCATACCCGGAGGGATCTTTTTCCCAAAAAAACCCTAAAAAAATTGGCGCTATAATTGAATTGCCCTTATCTTTGTACTGTAATAATTAAAAGTACAGTTAAGGGCACGCACCTCGCTAAAAAAAATAACCCACTATCCATTGGTTAATTTTTAACGCATTCATTTTCAATGAATAACTGTACCTGGAAGTATAACTGTAATATTTTTGATAACAATTAAATTGACACACATGTCCTCCACTGTATTAGTTTTTGGTGCCACCGGCACCTCCGGTCGCGAAGTAGTAAAACAACTGGCTGGTAAAGACGTGAACGTAAAAGCTGCCACCCGCTATCCCGAAAATTATAACGCCCCCGCACCGAATGTACACCCCGTAAAACTCGTGCAGGAAGATCCCGCTACCTTCAGCACCGCGCTCGAAGGAGTAGACAAAGCCTTTGTTGCAGCCATTCCCACAGATCCCGCCGCTTTCGAAAAACTATCCGCTTTCATCGATGCCGCCAAAGCAGCTGGTGTAAGACACATCGTATTCCTTTCCGCCATCGGCGTGGAACACAACGACGAGCTGAC
Protein-coding regions in this window:
- the argC gene encoding N-acetyl-gamma-glutamyl-phosphate reductase, whose amino-acid sequence is MTQHKSIRVGIIGGAGYTGGEMIRLLINHPAVEITFIHSRSNAGNPVHSVHADLLGDTDLSFTGEINNDIDVLFLCLGHGEARKFLEANDIASSVKVIDLSQDFRLGESINGREFIYGLPELNREIITSAHNIANPGCFATGIQLGLLPLAKAGLLLEVHTTGITGSTGAGQSLQSTSHFTWRANNISTYKVLTHQHLKEIRRSLTTLQPSFAADVNFVPVRGDYPRGIWVSSYLESALSLDEAKALYKEYYASHPFTLVSDKQIDLKQVVNTNKCLLQLEKVDNKLIIHSIEDNLLKGASGQAVQNMNLICGLEETSGLKLKSIVF
- a CDS encoding aspartate aminotransferase family protein, translating into MKLFDVYPINDITIEKALGSNVWDDNGTEYLDLYGGHAVISIGHTHPHYVKRLTEQLNKVGFYSNSIRIPLQQQLAEKLGQLSGKPDYQLFLCNSGAEANENALKLASFHNGKKKVIAFRKSFHGRTSLAVAATDNPKIVAPVNETDNVIFLPWADEAALEQAFQQHEISSVIIEGIQGVGGIIVAAPAFLQKIRSLCDAHNAVFIADSVQCGYGRSGKFFSHDYAGVNADIYTMAKGMGNGFPVGGIIIAPHIQASYGLLGTTFGGNHLACAAALAVLEVIEQEQLIDNAANQGAYLIEQLRTFPQVLEVRGRGLMIGIQLPEELANTRKELLFQHKIFTGEAKPNVIRLLPSLALTRQHADQFLDAFGKALKQ
- a CDS encoding N-acetylornithine carbamoyltransferase gives rise to the protein MKQFISVNDVPGVPRLVEKALDYKQHPFKDKSLGTNKTLGMIFLNPSLRTRLSTQVAAKNLGMEAVVFNIDKEGWQLEMNDGAIMNGSTSEHVKEAAAVMGQYFDILAIRTFPGLKDKEEDYTEKYINQFIKYAGVPVVSLESATLHPLQSLTDVITIKEQWQQPRKPKVVMTWAPHVKALPQAVPNSFAQWMNAWDEVDFVITHPEGYELDPEFSGNATIEYNQDKALEGADFVYVKNWSSYEEYGKILNSDPSWMITNNKLKGTNQAKIMHCLPVRRNVVIADEVLDGPQSIVIQEAGNRVWAAQAVLSEILAAGAR
- the argB gene encoding acetylglutamate kinase, whose amino-acid sequence is MSISDNNQREQLFVIKVGGNVIDNPALLQSFLADFAKVPGNKLLIHGGGKIATRIGDKLGIESKYVDGRRITDADTIDVVTMVYGGLVNKQLVAKLQALGCNAIGLTGADANIIPAAKRPVKEIDYGFVGDVLPAAMNVAGLQAIVRAGLIPVFASLTHDGKGQMLNTNADTIAASLAIALSASYQVRLIYCFEKKGVLSDAADDNAVINLIDRNSYEQLKEEKVLTDGILPKLENAFEAITSGVNEVLIGHAADILSNTSGTVSGTLIR
- a CDS encoding M20 family metallo-hydrolase translates to MWEEHLFTDAVKLLQSLIATPSLSREEDQTAAIISAFLDQRNIPHQRQGNNIWAKNKHFDSNKPTILFNSHHDTVKPNPQYTRDPFSPDIVEDKLYGLGSNDAGGCLVSLIATFLHFYEKQNLRYNIMLSATAEEEISGNNGVESILSQLPPIEFAIVGEPTLTQLAVAEKGLMVLDCVSYGKAGHAAREEGENAIYKALADISWFRQYRFPKISETLGAVKMSVTVINTSNKAHNVVPAECSFVVDVRVTDMYTLEEVLDIIRSYVSCEVKPRSMRMRPSGISREHPFVQAGIALGKTCYGSPTTSDQALIPATSVKMGPGDSARSHTADEFIYVHEIRDGIDSYIRLLEKMI
- the argH gene encoding argininosuccinate lyase, which encodes MKLWQKDKTALAAVEQFTVGKDREMDLFLAPFDVQGSLAHIQMLQSIGLLEAAELKVLQQELKQIYKEIATGNFTLEEGVEDIHSQVELLLTRRLGEVGKKIHSGRSRNDQVLVDIRLYLRHELEQIVKEVKQLFDLLQRQSETYKEHLLPGYTHLQIAMPSSFGLWLGAYAESLADDLLILQGAYNVVNKNPLGSAAGYGSSFPLNREMTTQLLGFSSLNYNVVYAQMGRGKSEKIVAFALAGIGATLAKMAMDACLFMNQNFGFISFPDELTTGSSIMPHKKNPDVWELIRSHGNKLQALPNEIAMMITNLPSGYHRDLQLLKENLFPAFGTLKDCIRMASLMLENVQVKKNILNDEKYQYLFSVEVVNKLVLEGMPFREAYKKVGLDIEQGTYAPEKTVHHTHEGSIGNLCTTQIAAMMDEVLNGFPFTHVHTAINQLLAE